From Myxococcus stipitatus, one genomic window encodes:
- a CDS encoding condensation domain-containing protein, whose translation MHQIPIAEAGFNAGHIHEWRLSPPRNTLAILSLSDRPASFNQEKHFAAAVAARQEHAAEDYWIGMSFRIPGPLDLTALEAALVRFVKRHEVLRCGFEQLVAGDLRCDVMTPEEVRLRHTDLGFFPSSEAVTAHIQTTFDRDIDTLSWPLFVMGVVVEASQATVYMGFDHILCDGLSLVVAVEDVQRDYAALVAGQRPELEVAGSYLDFGDLQRHRYRTLEANSPDLEYWRSFIADAGDLFPRIPLDLGLEYGRMYPARNHTVRLLDDTRALAFERICRQHGTKLFMGMLAVVGMALRDISGSQKYHGFLPISERQDPRWHKSFGWFVNTLAITFPIADGMSFPEVVEGVQAGFKQLIRNVDVPFVKVWELLAPQYFHLRTWPFPVNFFSFLDYRKVAGADRFDVWQPKTIPESSHSNTGNMWFFRNANGLFLNSIFCDVPKSIDAMDRYRDAIASTLDGLIQGSARGGVVSRESGPPTVAV comes from the coding sequence ATGCACCAGATTCCCATCGCAGAGGCGGGCTTCAACGCCGGTCACATCCATGAATGGCGCCTCAGCCCTCCCCGGAACACGCTCGCCATCCTTTCGCTCAGCGACAGGCCCGCCTCCTTCAACCAGGAGAAGCACTTCGCGGCCGCGGTGGCGGCCCGTCAGGAGCACGCCGCGGAGGACTACTGGATTGGGATGTCGTTCAGGATTCCCGGGCCACTCGACCTGACCGCCCTGGAGGCCGCGCTCGTCAGGTTCGTGAAGCGGCATGAGGTGCTGCGATGCGGGTTCGAGCAGCTCGTCGCTGGCGACCTGCGCTGCGATGTCATGACCCCGGAGGAGGTCAGGTTGCGGCACACCGACCTGGGCTTCTTCCCGTCGAGCGAGGCGGTCACCGCGCACATCCAGACCACGTTCGACCGGGACATCGACACCCTGTCATGGCCCCTGTTCGTGATGGGCGTGGTGGTGGAGGCCTCGCAGGCCACCGTCTACATGGGGTTCGACCACATCCTGTGTGATGGTCTCTCGCTGGTGGTCGCGGTCGAGGATGTGCAGCGGGACTACGCCGCCCTGGTGGCTGGCCAGCGACCGGAGCTGGAGGTGGCGGGGAGCTATCTCGACTTCGGTGACCTCCAGCGCCACCGCTACAGGACGCTCGAGGCCAACAGCCCCGACCTGGAGTACTGGCGGTCCTTCATCGCCGACGCGGGTGACTTGTTCCCGCGCATCCCGCTCGACCTGGGCCTCGAGTACGGTCGGATGTATCCGGCGCGCAACCACACCGTCCGGTTGCTCGACGATACGAGGGCCCTGGCGTTCGAGCGCATCTGCCGGCAGCACGGCACGAAGCTGTTCATGGGCATGCTGGCCGTCGTCGGCATGGCCTTGAGGGACATTTCCGGGAGCCAGAAGTACCACGGGTTCCTGCCGATCAGCGAACGTCAGGACCCCCGGTGGCACAAGTCCTTCGGCTGGTTCGTCAACACCCTGGCCATCACCTTCCCCATCGCGGATGGCATGTCGTTCCCGGAAGTCGTCGAGGGCGTGCAGGCTGGCTTCAAGCAGCTCATCCGCAATGTCGACGTGCCCTTCGTGAAGGTCTGGGAGCTCCTCGCGCCGCAGTACTTTCACCTGCGGACCTGGCCGTTCCCGGTGAACTTCTTCTCCTTCCTCGACTACCGGAAGGTCGCTGGCGCCGACCGGTTCGATGTCTGGCAGCCGAAGACCATCCCGGAGTCCTCGCACTCCAACACCGGGAACATGTGGTTCTTCCGCAACGCCAACGGTCTCTTCCTCAATTCGATCTTCTGCGATGTGCCCAAGAGCATCGACGCGATGGACCGGTATCGCGACGCCATTGCCTCCACGCTCGACGGGCTCATCCAGGGTTCCGCCCGGGGTGGCGTCGTGTCCAGGGAGAGCGGCCCGCCGACGGTGGCGGTCTAG
- a CDS encoding SDR family oxidoreductase codes for MQVENAVALVTGANRGLGLAFARALLERGARKVYAAAREPSSIQLPGVVPVRLDVTRPEQLEALVREAGDVSLLVNNAGILKGTSLLGSDAMSAARAELETNYLGPLATSSAFAPVLARNGGGAIINVLSVLSWVAFPGSSSYSASKAAAWALTNGLRKELRAQKTQVVALHVGYMDTDMAEKVTSPKSSPSDVARLTLDALEAGQDEVLADEVSRNVKQGLSAGVYLQRA; via the coding sequence ATGCAGGTCGAGAATGCCGTCGCGCTGGTCACCGGTGCCAATCGTGGGTTGGGGCTCGCCTTCGCCAGGGCCTTGTTGGAGCGTGGGGCCCGCAAGGTCTATGCGGCGGCCCGGGAGCCCTCGAGCATCCAGCTTCCGGGCGTGGTCCCGGTCCGGTTGGACGTCACCCGGCCCGAGCAGTTGGAGGCGCTGGTCCGGGAGGCGGGGGACGTGTCGCTGCTCGTCAACAACGCGGGCATCCTGAAGGGGACGAGCCTGCTGGGCTCGGACGCGATGTCCGCGGCGCGCGCCGAATTGGAGACGAACTATCTGGGCCCCCTGGCGACGAGCAGTGCCTTCGCGCCCGTGCTGGCGCGCAACGGGGGTGGCGCCATCATCAACGTGCTCTCGGTGCTCAGTTGGGTGGCCTTCCCCGGTTCGTCCAGCTACAGCGCGTCGAAGGCCGCTGCCTGGGCGCTGACCAACGGGCTGCGCAAGGAGTTGCGCGCCCAGAAGACGCAGGTGGTGGCCCTGCATGTCGGCTACATGGACACCGACATGGCGGAGAAGGTCACCTCGCCGAAGTCGAGCCCCTCCGACGTCGCGCGCCTGACGCTGGACGCGCTCGAGGCGGGCCAGGACGAGGTGCTCGCCGACGAAGTGAGCCGCAACGTCAAGCAGGGCCTGTCCGCGGGGGTCTATCTCCAGCGCGCCTGA